The Streptomonospora litoralis genome window below encodes:
- a CDS encoding metallophosphoesterase family protein, whose product MRSRLAAVLRAAPDRFSRIRRGRTWRIGAVVVAALLGGWLGLAIGGQIVTPIGPADVEFSLSPDWDGKTVVDVSPLGKLEFDTHSAPLSFRAAISEIRLSAAQEMFQNPDAINRMAESIGDQLRNGVIRLFVQAVLAAVAGAGVTALVVFRSWRRAGMSALTALLVLAGAGGLSAATFNPGAIAEPRYTGLLAGAPQVVGSAEGVVNRFSRYREQLAGLVGNVSQLYEATSTLPVYENDADTIRVLHVSDLHLNPAAWNVIRSLREQFQVDLIVDSGDISDRGSAAEDIFVNDIESLEVPYVWVRGDRDSMGTQRAVAAQDNAVVLDDEVREVGGIVFYGAGDPRFAPDQTLDNPTAEEVAAIGAQQAASLEDREPAPDVAVFHDPVQGRAFSGRVPLVLAGHEHSRRTETRPTGTRYIVQGSTGGAGLGALDRGGSDEPTPYEASVLYFDAETKRLQAWDGVTLGGLGLTSAQIERHVVDDPDREITPPTETPQPPTATPPASTPATPTPTARPAPSPTASPQ is encoded by the coding sequence GTGAGATCCCGCTTGGCCGCGGTCCTACGGGCCGCCCCCGACCGGTTCTCCCGCATTCGCCGAGGCCGTACCTGGCGTATCGGGGCCGTCGTCGTGGCGGCGCTGCTGGGCGGATGGCTCGGTCTGGCGATCGGCGGCCAGATCGTGACACCCATCGGCCCGGCCGACGTCGAGTTCAGTCTCAGCCCCGACTGGGACGGCAAGACCGTGGTCGACGTCTCTCCTCTGGGCAAGCTGGAGTTCGACACCCACTCGGCGCCGCTGAGCTTCCGCGCCGCCATCTCCGAGATTCGCCTCTCGGCGGCTCAGGAGATGTTTCAGAACCCCGACGCCATCAACCGCATGGCCGAAAGCATCGGCGACCAGTTGCGCAACGGCGTCATCCGGCTGTTCGTGCAGGCCGTGCTCGCCGCGGTGGCGGGGGCGGGCGTCACGGCGCTGGTCGTCTTCCGCAGTTGGCGGCGGGCCGGAATGAGCGCACTGACGGCCCTGCTCGTACTCGCCGGCGCCGGGGGCCTCAGCGCTGCGACGTTCAACCCGGGCGCCATCGCCGAGCCCCGCTATACCGGCCTGCTGGCGGGTGCTCCGCAGGTGGTGGGCAGCGCAGAGGGGGTCGTCAACCGGTTCTCCCGCTACCGCGAGCAGCTCGCCGGTCTGGTGGGAAACGTCTCACAGCTCTACGAGGCGACGTCCACGCTGCCGGTGTATGAGAACGACGCGGACACCATCCGTGTCCTGCACGTCTCCGACCTGCACCTGAATCCGGCCGCGTGGAACGTCATCCGGTCGCTGCGCGAACAGTTCCAAGTCGATCTGATCGTCGACTCCGGTGACATCAGCGACCGGGGCAGCGCGGCGGAGGACATCTTCGTGAACGACATCGAGTCGCTCGAGGTGCCTTATGTGTGGGTGCGCGGCGACCGCGACTCGATGGGCACGCAGCGTGCGGTGGCGGCGCAGGACAACGCCGTCGTGCTGGATGACGAGGTCCGCGAGGTCGGTGGGATCGTCTTCTACGGGGCGGGCGACCCCCGGTTCGCCCCCGACCAGACCCTGGACAACCCCACGGCGGAGGAGGTCGCGGCCATCGGCGCCCAGCAGGCCGCGTCGCTCGAGGACCGCGAACCGGCGCCCGACGTCGCGGTGTTCCACGACCCGGTCCAGGGTCGCGCGTTCAGCGGCAGGGTGCCGCTGGTGCTGGCCGGACACGAGCACAGCCGGCGGACGGAGACCCGGCCCACCGGCACCCGCTACATCGTCCAGGGTTCCACCGGCGGCGCGGGCCTGGGCGCGCTCGACCGCGGCGGTTCCGACGAACCCACGCCCTACGAGGCGTCCGTGCTGTACTTCGACGCCGAGACCAAGCGGCTCCAGGCCTGGGACGGCGTCACACTCGGCGGCCTCGGACTGACATCGGCCCAGATCGAGCGGCACGTCGTCGACGACCCCGACCGCGAGATCACCCCGCCGACGGAAACCCCGCAGCCACCGACCGCGACGCCGCCCGCTTCCACCCCGGCGACGCCGACTCCCACCGCGCGACCTGCACCGTCGCCGACCGCTTCCCCGCAGTGA
- a CDS encoding SDR family NAD(P)-dependent oxidoreductase, whose amino-acid sequence MTVTLITGANKGIGFETAEQLLELGHVVYIGARDVERGEKAAAAIGTRFVQLDVTDDASVNDALATIEAAESRLDVLVNNAGVLASGDVDGPLALHAFDTNAVGIVRVTEAALPLLRKSSNPTVVNVSSSAGSFWAVTSPDRPEFHLSSALYSASKAAATMLTVQYAKSQPGIKFNALEPGTTATDMTAAFGIGRAPEESAKAVVRLATLDADGPTGTFQDENGELPW is encoded by the coding sequence ATGACCGTCACACTCATCACCGGGGCCAACAAAGGCATCGGTTTCGAGACAGCCGAACAGCTTCTGGAGTTGGGCCACGTCGTCTACATCGGCGCGCGCGACGTCGAACGGGGTGAGAAAGCCGCGGCCGCGATCGGCACACGATTCGTTCAACTCGACGTGACCGACGACGCGTCGGTGAACGATGCGCTGGCGACGATCGAGGCGGCCGAGAGCCGGCTCGACGTCCTGGTGAACAACGCGGGCGTCCTGGCTTCGGGCGACGTCGACGGTCCCTTGGCGCTGCATGCCTTCGACACCAACGCGGTGGGAATCGTGCGGGTCACGGAGGCGGCGCTCCCCCTGCTGCGCAAGTCCTCGAATCCCACCGTCGTCAACGTTTCGAGCAGCGCCGGGTCGTTCTGGGCGGTGACCAGCCCCGACCGGCCCGAGTTCCACCTGTCGTCCGCGCTCTACTCCGCGTCCAAGGCGGCGGCCACCATGCTGACGGTCCAGTACGCCAAGTCCCAGCCGGGCATCAAGTTCAATGCGCTGGAGCCCGGCACCACCGCCACGGACATGACCGCGGCCTTCGGGATCGGTAGGGCACCCGAAGAGAGCGCCAAGGCCGTCGTGCGCCTGGCGACCCTCGACGCCGACGGCCCGACGGGAACCTTTCAGGACGAGAACGGGGAACTGCCCTGGTAG
- a CDS encoding NADPH-dependent F420 reductase, translated as MTTIGIIGAGEVGTQLARAAVTHDYQVVIANSRGPETLTHLADDLGPSARAAPAADAAEAGDFVIIAVPLKLVNDMPVQQLADKIVLDTNNYMPWRDGHFQPIDSGEKTVHELRQEHLPTSKVAKAFTHIQAPRLFLSASAPGTPGRHALSVSSNYAEAVELVTHLYDEFGFDTVDNSPLSESWRSDPGQPAWLSHSHQTREQLAANLAGARRIRYPARG; from the coding sequence GTGACCACGATCGGCATCATCGGAGCGGGTGAAGTGGGCACCCAGCTCGCCCGCGCAGCCGTCACCCACGATTACCAGGTCGTCATCGCCAATTCACGGGGACCGGAAACGCTGACGCATCTCGCCGACGATCTCGGACCCTCGGCCCGAGCCGCGCCGGCGGCCGACGCCGCCGAAGCGGGCGACTTCGTGATCATCGCCGTCCCCCTCAAACTGGTCAACGACATGCCTGTGCAGCAGCTGGCCGACAAGATCGTGCTCGACACCAACAACTACATGCCCTGGCGCGACGGCCACTTCCAGCCCATCGACTCGGGGGAGAAGACCGTGCACGAGCTGCGGCAGGAGCACTTGCCCACCTCAAAGGTCGCCAAGGCATTCACCCACATCCAGGCTCCGCGCCTTTTCCTCTCCGCCAGCGCCCCGGGCACTCCCGGTCGGCACGCTCTCTCGGTCTCCAGCAACTACGCCGAGGCGGTGGAGCTGGTCACGCACCTGTACGACGAGTTCGGATTCGACACCGTCGACAACAGTCCACTCAGCGAGTCCTGGCGAAGCGACCCGGGCCAACCTGCCTGGCTCTCGCACTCCCACCAGACGCGCGAGCAACTCGCTGCCAACCTGGCCGGCGCCCGCCGGATCAGGTACCCCGCCCGAGGCTGA
- a CDS encoding metallopeptidase family protein, with protein sequence MVELSRARFEELVADALDTIPEDLTGYMDNVVITVAESPPEPGLLGLYEGVPLTERGDGYFGVLPDQISIYWREICQVCATPDDVVEQVRVTVVHEIAHHFGIDDDRLHELGWG encoded by the coding sequence GTGGTCGAACTATCGCGCGCACGATTCGAAGAACTGGTAGCCGACGCCCTCGACACCATCCCCGAGGATCTCACCGGCTACATGGACAACGTCGTGATCACGGTCGCGGAGTCCCCACCGGAACCCGGGCTACTCGGACTTTACGAAGGCGTCCCCCTCACCGAGCGCGGCGACGGCTACTTCGGCGTACTGCCCGACCAGATCTCGATCTACTGGCGGGAGATCTGCCAGGTCTGCGCCACCCCTGACGACGTCGTCGAGCAGGTCCGGGTCACCGTGGTGCACGAGATCGCGCACCACTTCGGCATCGATGACGACCGCCTGCACGAACTCGGCTGGGGGTGA
- a CDS encoding helix-turn-helix domain-containing protein, with product MSERTNALGAYLRARRELVTPEQAGIPNIGVRRAPGLRREEVAMLAGISADYYLRLERGRDRNPSVQVLEAIARVLHLDDDHFAHLLTLVSESGRKRRRRPRKETVPPGALKLLDSLVQPAFIEGRYFDILASNSLARALDPRLATGGNQLRDMFLEPDQQRLYPQWENVTECFVANLRQSVGNDIEDPRFAELVGELSLASPRFRRLWARHEVRGQRGTPIRLDHPQIGGLTLNRERLSVGGAEDLKLVVHHPDPGSDDADKLALLASVGLPVQTQDGKDAAAPIHEANGAASE from the coding sequence ATGAGCGAGAGAACGAACGCCCTCGGTGCGTACCTGCGCGCTCGGCGCGAGCTGGTGACGCCTGAGCAGGCGGGCATCCCCAACATCGGGGTGCGGCGTGCGCCCGGGCTGCGGCGGGAGGAGGTCGCCATGCTCGCCGGCATCAGCGCGGACTACTACCTGCGGTTGGAGCGGGGCCGCGATCGCAACCCGTCCGTGCAGGTGCTTGAGGCGATCGCGCGGGTGCTGCACCTCGACGACGACCACTTCGCCCACCTGCTGACCTTGGTCTCCGAGTCGGGCCGGAAGCGCAGGCGCCGACCGCGCAAGGAGACCGTGCCGCCCGGCGCGCTCAAGCTCCTGGACTCCCTCGTCCAGCCCGCCTTCATCGAAGGCCGGTACTTCGACATCCTGGCCTCGAACTCGCTCGCCAGAGCCCTCGATCCCCGGCTCGCCACGGGCGGCAACCAGTTGAGGGACATGTTCCTGGAGCCGGACCAGCAGAGGTTGTACCCGCAGTGGGAGAACGTCACGGAGTGCTTCGTCGCGAATCTGCGGCAATCCGTGGGCAACGACATCGAGGATCCCCGCTTCGCGGAGCTCGTCGGAGAGCTTTCACTGGCGAGCCCCCGGTTTCGCCGGCTCTGGGCTCGTCATGAAGTACGAGGACAGCGCGGGACGCCGATCCGGCTGGATCACCCGCAGATCGGGGGACTCACGCTCAACAGGGAGCGGCTGAGCGTGGGCGGGGCCGAGGACCTGAAACTCGTCGTGCACCACCCGGACCCCGGATCCGACGACGCGGACAAGCTGGCCCTTCTGGCCTCAGTAGGCTTGCCCGTCCAGACACAGGATGGCAAGGATGCGGCCGCTCCGATACATGAGGCGAACGGCGCGGCTTCCGAGTGA
- a CDS encoding MFS transporter: protein MGDPHMESRRASVPPRSGGTANPTGGPSDAGEPVPAETAEPPLGGSAPAAVADADDTAPASGPPDGPASPGDPPAAAQGADGDHGDDSGHPSDPEPDWRSGYREVMRVPEFRALWSAHALSITGNFLLNIAVTVLVYQQTSSALAAGITLALTFIPQIVGGPLLSGLADLFPRRRVIIVCDVIRALLVAAIGIPGLPIWGIWGLLFVSILPMVPFGAARAALMAEIVQGERYVAGSAIINLTSQAGTLVGLAAGGWIVASIGANSAVMYNGLTFLVSAAIVYLGVRHRPAVREDGDGRPSLWRVTREGTRLVFGDPRLRTLGLFAWLAGLYMMPYGLANPLADAAGGGATAAGLIMAGPSMGAVVGGFVLTRLINPVTRMHLLGPLAVAASAPLLVWLADPPLWAMVALLALAGTAASYQFVANAAFVLCVPAEGRGLAFGLVAAGLQAAQGIGIALASLLVEVTSTQVVIVGAGVAGVACAFGLALHWSKISRSAIEMMNAPSQAAA, encoded by the coding sequence GTGGGCGATCCGCACATGGAAAGCCGCAGGGCAAGCGTCCCGCCCCGATCCGGAGGGACGGCGAACCCGACGGGTGGCCCATCCGACGCGGGCGAACCCGTTCCCGCCGAAACCGCCGAGCCGCCGCTGGGAGGTTCCGCACCCGCCGCGGTCGCCGACGCCGACGACACAGCGCCCGCGTCCGGACCACCGGACGGGCCCGCCTCCCCCGGCGACCCCCCGGCTGCCGCGCAGGGCGCCGACGGCGACCACGGCGACGACTCCGGCCACCCTTCGGATCCCGAGCCGGACTGGCGGAGCGGCTACCGCGAAGTGATGCGCGTCCCCGAGTTCCGGGCACTCTGGTCGGCCCATGCGCTCTCGATCACCGGCAACTTCCTGCTCAACATCGCGGTCACCGTGCTCGTCTACCAGCAGACATCGTCGGCACTGGCCGCGGGGATCACCCTCGCGCTGACGTTCATCCCGCAGATCGTCGGCGGCCCCCTGCTGTCCGGACTGGCCGACCTCTTCCCCCGGCGCCGCGTGATCATCGTCTGCGACGTGATCCGCGCGCTACTCGTGGCCGCGATCGGCATTCCGGGCCTGCCGATCTGGGGCATCTGGGGACTGCTTTTCGTGTCCATCCTGCCGATGGTGCCCTTCGGCGCCGCCCGCGCCGCGCTGATGGCGGAGATCGTCCAAGGCGAGCGCTATGTCGCCGGCTCGGCCATCATCAACCTGACCTCCCAGGCCGGGACGCTCGTCGGGCTGGCCGCGGGCGGCTGGATCGTCGCGTCCATCGGCGCCAACTCCGCGGTGATGTACAACGGCCTGACGTTCCTCGTGTCGGCGGCGATCGTGTACCTCGGCGTGCGGCACCGCCCTGCGGTACGCGAAGACGGCGACGGCCGCCCTTCACTGTGGCGGGTGACCCGCGAAGGCACACGCCTGGTCTTCGGCGATCCCCGCCTGCGCACGCTCGGGCTCTTCGCCTGGCTGGCCGGGCTCTACATGATGCCCTACGGCCTGGCCAACCCCCTGGCCGACGCGGCCGGCGGCGGCGCCACAGCCGCCGGCCTGATCATGGCGGGGCCGTCTATGGGCGCAGTGGTCGGCGGCTTCGTCCTGACGCGGCTGATCAATCCCGTCACCCGCATGCATCTCCTGGGCCCGCTGGCCGTCGCCGCCTCGGCACCGCTGCTCGTGTGGCTGGCCGATCCCCCGCTGTGGGCCATGGTCGCGCTGCTGGCCCTCGCCGGGACTGCGGCGTCGTACCAGTTCGTCGCCAACGCAGCGTTCGTGCTGTGCGTCCCCGCCGAGGGGCGCGGGCTGGCGTTCGGGTTGGTCGCGGCGGGGCTGCAGGCGGCCCAAGGCATCGGGATCGCGCTGGCCAGCCTCCTGGTGGAGGTCACCAGCACCCAGGTGGTCATCGTCGGTGCGGGGGTCGCGGGCGTGGCGTGCGCGTTCGGGTTGGCGCTGCACTGGTCGAAGATCTCGCGCAGCGCGATCGAGATGATGAACGCGCCGTCTCAGGCGGCCGCCTGA
- a CDS encoding histone-like nucleoid-structuring protein Lsr2, giving the protein MAQQVQVLLVDDMQGGTAEETVPFSIDGTSYEIDLNAENAEELRAAIMPFVESARKVRSAKSTGNRRRNRPSQNRQRTADIRAWAKQQGKEVNDRGRIPASIVAEYEAAH; this is encoded by the coding sequence GTGGCACAGCAGGTACAGGTTCTTCTCGTCGACGACATGCAGGGAGGCACGGCCGAGGAGACCGTGCCCTTCTCGATCGACGGAACCTCGTATGAGATCGATCTCAACGCGGAAAACGCCGAGGAGCTGAGAGCGGCCATCATGCCGTTCGTCGAGTCGGCCCGGAAAGTCCGTTCGGCGAAGAGCACCGGGAACCGGCGCCGGAATCGCCCCAGCCAGAACCGGCAGCGCACCGCCGATATCCGCGCGTGGGCGAAACAGCAGGGCAAGGAGGTAAACGACCGCGGCCGTATCCCGGCCTCGATCGTCGCCGAGTACGAAGCCGCGCATTGA
- a CDS encoding PspC domain-containing protein, whose amino-acid sequence MNENTGNKTLRRSRRQRLLTGVCGGIGEFVGADPNIVRLAFVALALFTSGAAVMLYIIAWLVMPEQDGESSMLEHIIRNFQGKKSDY is encoded by the coding sequence ATGAACGAGAACACCGGCAACAAGACGCTTCGACGCAGTCGGCGCCAGCGGCTCCTCACCGGCGTATGCGGTGGGATCGGGGAGTTCGTCGGTGCGGACCCGAACATCGTCCGCCTGGCCTTCGTGGCTCTCGCGCTGTTCACCAGCGGGGCGGCGGTCATGCTCTACATCATCGCGTGGCTGGTCATGCCCGAGCAGGACGGCGAGTCGTCCATGCTCGAGCACATCATCCGCAATTTCCAGGGCAAGAAGTCCGACTACTGA
- a CDS encoding ester cyclase, with the protein MAVFDIHEFYRRYVEELNAHRFDGMDEFIHDEVTLNGEPGTRDDVIAVQQADIDAVPDFRWEVQEFLVDGDRAAVRAINTGTPVKEWLGVAPTGASFEIVEYAIYRIRDGRFVQMTALHDGSALERQLAG; encoded by the coding sequence ATGGCTGTCTTCGACATCCACGAGTTCTACCGCCGTTACGTCGAGGAACTCAACGCCCACAGGTTCGACGGCATGGACGAGTTCATCCACGACGAGGTCACCCTGAACGGCGAGCCGGGCACCCGGGACGATGTCATCGCGGTTCAGCAGGCGGACATCGATGCGGTGCCGGACTTCCGCTGGGAGGTCCAGGAGTTCCTCGTCGACGGCGACCGCGCGGCTGTCCGTGCGATCAACACGGGTACCCCCGTGAAGGAGTGGCTCGGCGTGGCTCCCACCGGTGCCTCCTTCGAGATCGTCGAGTACGCCATCTACCGGATCCGCGACGGACGGTTCGTGCAAATGACGGCCCTGCACGACGGCTCGGCGCTGGAGCGACAGTTGGCGGGCTGA
- a CDS encoding glucose 1-dehydrogenase has protein sequence MRAVTVRPDSENPLEVREMPDPDPQPGEMLVQGLALGVCGTDREIVSGGHGALPEGREWFVVGHESLGRVRQAPEGSGFAAGDLAVGVVRRPDPVPCGACAHGEFDMCRNGRYTERGIKGADGYGAQAWCVEPEYAVKLDPGLERVGMLMEPTTVVAKAWEQVERVGNRSWFDPRRVLVTGAGPIGLLAALLGRQRGLDVHVLDRITEGPKPRLVRDLGAEYHTEDIEQVMSKLAPDIVIEATGAGRLVFEAMAGTSAYGIVCLTGVSPGGRRIAVDAGSLNRDIVMENDAVVGSVNANLRHYRQAADALAAADQQWLARIVTRRVPIDRAEEAFTPQDGGIKSVVALDPAAE, from the coding sequence ATGCGCGCAGTGACCGTTCGCCCGGACAGCGAGAACCCGCTGGAGGTGCGCGAGATGCCCGACCCCGACCCGCAGCCGGGGGAGATGTTGGTGCAGGGCCTCGCCCTCGGCGTTTGCGGCACCGACCGGGAGATCGTCTCGGGCGGCCACGGGGCGCTGCCGGAGGGGCGGGAGTGGTTCGTCGTCGGCCACGAGTCCCTGGGGCGGGTCCGCCAGGCGCCCGAGGGGAGCGGTTTCGCTGCGGGCGACCTCGCGGTGGGCGTGGTGCGCCGCCCCGACCCGGTGCCGTGCGGCGCCTGCGCGCACGGCGAGTTCGACATGTGCCGCAACGGCCGCTACACCGAGCGAGGCATCAAGGGCGCCGACGGCTACGGCGCGCAGGCGTGGTGCGTGGAGCCGGAGTACGCCGTCAAACTCGATCCCGGCCTGGAGCGGGTGGGCATGCTCATGGAACCCACCACCGTGGTGGCCAAAGCCTGGGAGCAGGTCGAGCGCGTCGGCAACCGCTCCTGGTTCGATCCCCGGCGGGTGCTCGTCACCGGGGCCGGCCCCATCGGCCTGCTCGCCGCCCTGCTGGGGCGGCAGCGGGGCCTGGATGTGCACGTGCTGGACCGCATCACCGAGGGCCCCAAACCCCGGTTGGTGCGCGACCTGGGCGCGGAGTACCACACAGAGGACATCGAGCAGGTGATGTCGAAGCTGGCCCCCGACATCGTCATCGAGGCGACTGGAGCAGGCCGTCTGGTGTTCGAGGCCATGGCGGGGACCTCCGCCTACGGAATCGTCTGCCTTACCGGGGTTTCGCCGGGTGGACGGCGGATCGCCGTGGACGCGGGCAGCCTGAACCGCGACATCGTGATGGAGAACGACGCGGTGGTGGGGTCGGTCAACGCCAACCTGCGCCATTACCGGCAGGCCGCCGACGCACTGGCCGCCGCCGACCAACAGTGGCTTGCGCGCATCGTCACCCGCCGCGTCCCGATCGACCGCGCCGAGGAGGCGTTCACGCCCCAGGACGGCGGCATCAAGTCGGTCGTCGCGCTCGATCCCGCTGCGGAGTGA